The DNA window CGACGCGCTGGCCACCCACATGCGCAGCCGGGTGCTGGTGCAAAACCAGCTCCCGCGGTCCCAACTGCTGGCGCGCCACCGCGAGCGCGTGGCAGACGGCGAACCTTCCATCATTTTTGGCATGCAGTCTTTCGGCGAGGGGCTGGACCTTCCCGGGCGGCTGTGCGAATCGGTGTTCATCACCAAACTGCCCTTTGCCCCGCCCGACGACCCCGTAGGCGAAGCCCGCGCCGAGTGGCTGCGCGCCGTGGGGCGCGACCCCTTCAGCGAGCTGGTGGTGCCCGCCACCGCCATCCGCCTGGCGCAATGGGTGGGCCGTGCCATTCGCACCGAAGAAGACCAGGCGCATGTGTATTGCTACGACAAACGCCTCACGCGCACCAGCTACGGCCAGCGGCTGCTCAAGGGGCTGCCGCCGTTTGCGCTGGAGCGGCGGCAGGCCGGGGTTGCAAACGCGGCAGGCTGAGCCGCCAGGCTTGCCTTTCGATCGCTTTCAACCTCTGGAAGGAGGGCGAAGCACTCTCAAAATGCCGCATTTTTGGAACCGCTTTTAACCGCAGCGACCGATCAACGAGCCGAGTGGCACGGCTGTAGGCACTGGATCGTGTGCTCGGCAAATGCCTGTGCGATGGCATCACTGCTGCTCGGCCCATTGTCTGAAAACCAGCGGTTGATGTTATTGATGGCGCCCATGAAATAGAACACAGCGAGCTTGGGGTCGCAACGCTCGATAGCACCTTCGTCCATGGCGCGCACGATGAGCTGGCGCAGTTGCTGGTCGATCACGCGGCGACGCTGCTGGATCAGCTCGTTGTGCTCGTGTGTCATGGAGTAGTACTCGGTCAGCACCACGCAGGTGCCCAGCTCGCTCGTTATCTTGCCGATATAGAGCGCAACGAAAGCGCGCAGGATATCCAAAGTCTCACGCTGCTGCATGGCTTCGGCCAGCGCCTGCTCGGCCATCTCGACGGCCATGCGGTGGCATTCATACAGGATCTCGTGCTTGTTCTGCACATAGCGGTACAGCGCGGGCTTGGTCACTGCCAAGGCGGCGGCGATGTCGTCGAGCGTGGTGTTGTGAAAGCCTTTGTCTCCAAACACACGTCCGGCGGCAAGGATCAGCGCGCGCTTGCGAAGTGCACGCGGGTCGGGCGCACTCGCCAGGGCGTTGTTCCAACGGGCTGCGCCTGCGGGTTTCGCCGCGGCCTGTGTAGAAGCAGGGAGAGTGGTCGTTTTGCTGGTCTTTTTCATGGGAAACAAGGTCCGGTGTCGCGCAAGCGTCTACGCCACGCTTGACCATTGGAAGGCAGAGTTTTAGCATTCATTTTTAGTTACTGTAGAGTAACTGAAAATTACCGAAAAATATTGTCCGATTTCCGGGCGACTATAGGAGACCTTTCATGCGCACTTTCAAAACCACCTTCGTGGCGGCGGCCCTCGGCTGCACCGCGCTGATTGCCTCGGCACAGCAACCGCCGATCCGCATTGCACACATCGACACGTTTTCCGGGCCCACGGCGTCCACGGGCGTCACGGTGTCCAAGACGCTGCTCTACGCGGTGCAGCTCATCAACGAGCGTGGCGGGGTGCTGGGACGCAAACTGGAGGTGGTCCCGCTGGACAATGCCGGCGACTCCAACAAGGCCGTGGCCATGCTCACCAGCACGGTGGACCAGAAGATCAACTTCATGGTGCAGGCCGGCAACTCGGGCATTGCAGGTGCATTGCTCGCGGCGGTGGACAAGCACAACCAGCGCAATCCGGACTCGCGCGTTCTCTATCTCAACTACGGCTCGGCTCTGCCGGAACTGACCGAAGCACGCTGCAGCTTCTGGATGTTCCGCTTTGAGGCGCACCAGACCATGAAGATGCACGCCATTGCCGACTATGTGAAGAACACACCGGCCATCCAAAAGGTCTACCTGCTCAACCAGGACTACAGCTTTGGCCACGAGGTCAGCAAGGACGCCAAGGCCATCATCGGCAAGGTCCGTCCGGATGTGCAGTTCGTGGGCGATGACTTTCATCCCTTCGGCAAGATCAAGGATTTCTCTCCCTACATCCTGAAGATCAAGCAGTCGGGTGCCGACACGGTGCTGACCGGCAACTGGGGCAACGACCTGGCCCTGCTTGTGCGCGCCAGCAAGGAAGCCGGCCTCAAGGCCAAGTACATCAGTTACTACGGTGGCCTGTTTGGCATGCCCACCGCCATTGGCCAGGCCGGCGAAGACTCCGTATTGCAGATTTCCTCCTGGCACCCCAACGTGCCGGTCGAAGACAAGACGCCAGACCTGGAGAAGTACGAACGCGACTTCAAGGCCAAGTACGGCGAAGACCTGTACTACACCTCCATCCTGGTGCAGATGGACATGCTGGCGCGCGCCATCGAAAAGGTCGGCAGCGTCAACGACATCGTGCCAATTGCCAAGGCGCTGGAAGGCATGGAGTACGACTCGCCGTTCGGCAAGATCAAAATGCGCAAGGACGACCACCAGGCCACGCACCCGCTGTACATCAGCCAGCTCGTCAAGGGTGTGAAGTACGACGCCGAAGGCCTGGGACTTGGCTGGAAGACCGTGGCCAAGGTGCCCGCTGCAGTCACCGAGACGCCCGTGGCCTGCAAGATGAACCGTCCAGGCTGACCATGGCGCTTTCGTCCGCACCCCTGACGGGCCGGCTCAGCAACCGTGTCGCCGTGGTCACCGGCGGCGCCTCGGGGCTGGGCGCGGCCACGGCCTTGGCGCTGCGCAATGCGGGTGCCCGCGTGGTCCTGCTCGACCGGGACACACAAGCGGTGCAAGCCACTGCCCAGGCCCTGGGCGTGGCGGGCTACACCGCCGACGTGGCGCAGGACGAGGCCATGGAAGCGGCGTTCGCGCAGCTGCGCACCGAGCAGGGCCCCGTTTCCATTCTGGTGAACTGCGCCGGCGTGGCCCACCCCGGTAGCGTCGTGCGCAAGGGCCAGGCCATGCCCTTGGCTGAATTCGAGCGCGTGGTCGAGATCAACCTGCTGGGCACCATCAACGCCGTGCGCTGTGCGGTGCCGCAGATGATCGAAGCGCGCTCGGGCCCCACAGCCGAGGCGGGCGTGATCATCCACACGGCGTCGATTGCCGCTTTTGATGGCCAGGTGGGGCAGGCGGCATATGCGGCCTCCAAAGGGGGCTGTGCCGGGATGGTGCTGCCGCTGGCGCGTGAGCTGGGGGATTACGGCATCCGCGTGATGGGCATTGCGCCCGGCGTATTCGAGACACCGATGACATTGAACCTTGCCCCCGCTTCGCGTGCAGTGGTTTTTTCGGCCGTGCCGCCTTTTCCCCAAAGGCCAGGGCAGGCCGACGAATTTGCCGCACTTGTACTCGCCATCATCGACAACCCCATGCTCAACGGCGAGGTCATTCGCCTGGACGGCGGGTTGCGCATGCCTGCGCGACTGTAAACAGAGAACCCGCACATGCAGATTCAAGGAAGCATTGCCGTAGTGACCGGCGCCGCCTCGGGCCTGGGCCGGGCCACGGCGGCCATGCTGCACGCGCAAGGTGCGCGCGTTGCCGGTATCGACCTGGCAGGCGCGCAGCTCGATGAACTCGCCCAATGGCCGGACACCCTGGCGCTGGCGGGCGATGTGGCCAGCGCCGCCGACATGGAAGCCGCGTTTGCCCGCATCCACAATACCTGGGGCGTGCCCGCCATTCTGGTGAACTGCGCCGGAGTGCTCGGGCCCGCGCGCGTGTTCCAGCACGACAAGGCCACGGGCCGCATCGTGCCGCGCCCGATGGCGCCGTTTCGCCGCGTTGTGGCCATCAACCTCACAGGCACATTCAACACCATCCGCCTGTTTGCGCAGGGCCTTGCGCAGGCCGGGCCTGCCAGTGATGGAGTTGAGCGCGGCGTGGTCGTCAACACCGCCTCGGTGGCGGCCTACGAGGCCCTTTCGGCCCAGGCCGCTTACGGCGCCTCCAAAGCCGGTGTGGCCAGCATGACGCTGCCGCTGGCACGTGAACTGGCGCGCTGGGGTATCCGCGTGGTGGCGCTGGCGCCGGGCACCTTCGAGACCGGGATGTACGACGTGATCCCTGACCACACCCGGCGCACGCTGATCAGCGACGTTCCGTTTCCCAACCGGCCAGGCCGCCCCGACGAGTTCGCCCACATGGCACGGGCCGTGATCGAGAACCAGATGATGAACGGCTCGGTGGTGCGCATCGACGGCGCGGTGCGTATGCGCGAACCAGTCTCCGAAGCGCACCGCTGACCGCCCCTTCTTTCCTTGCCGAACCGGCCTTGCTGCATGCCTATGACCCCCGCTTTCGCACCCCCCGATCCGCAGCGCATCGAAGCGCTGTACGGTGACCGCCTCGTGCCTTGTTATGCCAACCGACCGATCAACCTCGACGCCATGCTGCGCAGCAGCGTCGCCCGGCGCGGCGATGCCCCGGCGCTGGAAGAGGGCGGCCGCCAGCTGAACTACCGCGAACTTGATGCCGCCGTGAACCGTGTCGCCACCGGCCTGCAAGCGCAGGGCATAGGCCCTGGCGAGCGGGTGGCCCTGTTCATGGGCAACCGGCTGGAATACACCGTGCTGCTGTTTGGCATCTGGCGCCTGGGTGCGATTGCCGTGCCCATCGGCGTGCGCCAAAGCGCAGCCGAACTGGACTACATGCTCAACCAGTGCGGCGCCGCCGCGCTGATGACAGAATCGTCGCTGGCCGGGCGCCTGCCGCCACGCACCGCCTTGCCCAGCCTGCGCTGCATCGTCCATTGCGAGGAAGACGGCCACCCCTGGCCTGCCACGGCTGCCGCAGACGCGCGGCCCGCCACTACCTACGAAGCCTTGCTCGCGGCGGGCAACGACACGCCCCTGCCCGCAGAGTTTGGTGACCAGCAACCGGCCTGCATCATGTACACCTCAGGCACCACCGGGCACCCCAAAGGTGCGGTGCTGTCGCACCTGGGGTTTGCGCACACCGCGCGGCATTACCAGCGGCGCTTTGCCTACCAGAGCGACGAGCGCATGCTGCTGGTCATTCCGGGCAGCCACATCTCGGGGTTGCTCGCAGTGGTGGTGGTGACCATGCTGGTCGGCGGCTGCCTGGTGAGCCTGCGCGAGTTCCGCTGCACCGAAGTACTGGACACCCTGCAAGCGCAGCGCATCACCGCCACGGTGATGGTGCCGGCCATGTACAACCTGATCGTGCGCGAACCCGACTTGGCACAGCGCGATCTTTCAGCGTGGCGGGTGGGGCATTTCGGCGGCGCTGCCATGCCCGAAGTCACCATCCAGCGCCTGGCTGAGCTGCTGCCGCAACTGGAGCTGTACAACGGCTTCGGCGCTACAGAAACCACCTCTGCCGTGGCGCTGACCGAGCGCGGCGATGCGGCCGCCCATCCCGATTCGGTGGGCACGCTGGTGCCCTGCGTGGACATCCGCATCCTGGACACAGAAGGCCGCGAAGTGCCCACAGGCGAGGCCGGAGAGCTGTGGATCCGCGGCCCCGGCAACGCCATCGGCTACTGGGACAACCCCGAGGCCACGCGCGCCGCTTTTGTGGGCGGCTACTGGCGCTCGGGCGATATCGGCAGCGTGGACGCCCAGGGCTTCGTGCGAGTGTTCGACCGCATCAAGGACATGATCAACCGCGGCGGCTTCAAGGTGTATTGCGTCGAGCTGGAAAACGTCATCCAGCGCTACCCCGGCGTGGTGGAGGTGGCCGCCGTGGCCAGCCCCTGCCCAGTACTGGGCGAGCGGGTGCACATCTTCGTATACGCAAGCAGCCCGGTCGATCTTGAGCCGCTGCGCGCCTTCTGCCGCCAGCATGTGGCCGACTACAAACTGCCCGACTACCTCACGGTCAGCCCCACACCCCTGCCCCGCAATCTCAACGGCAAGCTCGTCAAGGCACCCCTGCGTGAGCAGGCCATCGCCCTGGCCCCAACCCTTCAGGCCACCCAAGGCCCCGCTCCCCAGAAAGGATGATTCCATGAACCAACCCATTTACGTACTGGGCGGCTCCCAGACCGACTTCGCCATGAACGCCGCCCGCCAGGGACTGGGCCTGTTCGAGCTGATGCGCGATGCCGTCACCGGCGCGCTCGAAGATGCGGGCCTGGAGGCCAGCGACATCGAAGCCGGCCATGTGGGCAACTTCGTCGGCGAACTGTTCACGGGCCAGGGCCAGCTGGGCGGCATGTTCGAGGCCATCGACCCCGGCTTTCACGGCATGCCCGCGGGCCGCCACGAGGCCGCATGCGCCTCGGGCAGCATTGCCTTGCTGGCGGCCAGTGCCGAGATCGAGGCGGGCCGCTACGACTGCGTGCTGGTCACCGGCGTGGAGCTTGAACGCAATGTGCCCGGCGCGCTGGCGGCCCAGCACCTGGGCGCCGCGACCTGGGTCGGCGCCGAGGCGCAAGAGGCGAAATACCCCTGGCCCTACATGTTCCACCTGGTGGGCCAGGAGTACGAGCGGCGCTATGGCCTGCGCTATGAGCACCTGGCGGGCATTGCCGAAATCAACATCACCAATGCCCGCCGCAACCCGCTGGCGCAAACCCGCAACTGGGAATTCACGCCCGAGAGCTTCACCGCCGACGACACCGCCAACCCGGTGATCGAGGGCATGATCCGCCGCCAGGACTGCGGACAGGTCACCGACGGCGCGGCCGCCGTCATCCTCGCTTCGCCAGCGTTTGCGGCCCGCTGGGCACAGCAGCACGGGTGCGATCTGGCCGACGTGCCCCGCATCATCGGCTGGGGCCACCGCACGGCCCACCTGCAGCTCGCCGCCAAGCTGCAGCGCAGCGCCCATGACCCTTACGTGTTTCCGCATGTGCGCACCGCCATCCAGGACGCCTTTCGCCGCGCGCAGATTGCGGACGTGTTTGCCCTGGACGGCATCGAAACCCACGACTGCTTCACCACCACCGAGTACATGGCCATCGACCATTTCGGTATCACGCCGCCCGGCCAGAGCTGGCAGGCGGTGGAAAGCGGGCTCATCAGCGCTGATGGGGGCTTGCCCATCAACCCCAGCGGCGGCCTGATTGGCGCCGGCCACCCCGTGGGCGCCACGGGGGTGCGCATGGTGCTGGACGCAGCCCGGCAGGTGACGGGCCGGGCCGGACCGACGCAAGTCGAAGGCGCCAAGCGCTTTGGCACGCTCAACATTGGCGGCAGCGCCACCACCGTGGTGAGCTTTGTGCTCGAAGGCAGCGGCAGCGTGCGCTAGGAGCCGGTCGGGTCGATCAGGGGACAATAGGCGACGACTGACCACAGAAAAAAGAAGTAATCGTCCATGCCCCACAACACCCTTCCCGCCTGCCCGCAATGCGGCCAAGAGAACACCTACCCCGATGGAGAGAATTTCATCTGTCCGGACTGCGCGCATGAGTGGCCGCAGGCCGCAGCCAGCGGGGACGACGAAGCCACGGGCGATGGCGTGGTGCGGGATGCCAACGGCAACCCGCTGCAAGACGGCGACGCCGTGATCCTGGTGAAAGACCTCAAGGTCAAGGGCTCGTCATCCACGCTGAAAAAGGGCACCAAGATCAAGAGCATCCGCCTGGTCGATGGCGCCGACGGGCACAACGTGGACTGCAAGACCGATCTGGGCAGCATGCTGCTCAAGTCCGAGTTTTTGAAGAAAGCGTGACGCTTTTGTTTTGATAGCTGCCAGCGCTTATCCAGTAAGCGTTTGCGGCCATTTTCTCTATTTTCACCCCACAACACCGGTGCACCGGCCGGGCGGCCCGCCTGCAATGGTGTTGCAAGCCTGTGCAGGCACAATCGCCGCCCGATGCGCCTCTGCGAGGCGCCGTAGTGTGCAATGTGAGGTGTCTGCGTGAACCTGTTCGTTTCTTTCAAGTACCTGCTGGCGCTCGATGAACAGCGCCACTTTGGCCGTGCCGCGCTGGCCTGCCATGTGACGCAGCCTGCGTTGTCCAACGCGCTGCGTGCGCTCGAAGAAAGCCTGGGCGTGGCCATCGTCACGCGGGGACGCAGTTTTGCCGGGTTTACCACCGAAGGGGAGCGCGTGCTGGCCAGTGCCCGGCGCATGCTGCGCGAGCACGAGTTGCTGCAGCAAGAGCTGCAAAGCAGTGCAGATTCTCCCAGCGGGCAACTGCACATTGGCGCCGTACCCATGTGCATGCCGATTGCCGCGCGCTTTGTGGGCATGCTGCACGACCTGCACCCGGGCATCGTGTGCACGCTGCGCTCGATGAGTTCGTCCGAGCTGGAGTCGGGCCTGGAGAACATGGTGCTCGACATCGCCATGGGCTACCCCGAGCGCCTGGAGGGCACACGTGCACGCCTGCGTGTGGTGCAGCAGTACACCGAGCATTATTTTTTGCTGCGCCGCGCCCAGCAACCCTCGCCCACAGGCCTGCAAAAAGGCCCGTCCACCACCTGGGCGCAGGCGGCAGCATTGCCCCTGTGCCTGCTCACGGGCGAGATGCACAACCGCGCCATCGTGGACAGCGCTTTCCGCTGTGCGCAGGCGGTGCCGCGCCCCGCCATCGAGACCAACTCCATCCTCACGCTGGCGCTCGCCGTGGTGGCGGGCCGGGTCAGCAGCATCATGCCCGGCGCGCTGGTCGATGCGGTGCAAGGCTATGGCGAACTCGAAGCGCTGCCGCTGGTGGAGCCGTTCATCGAGGTGCCCATTGCGCTGATGGTGCACGACAGCAACCGCTTGTCGCGCACGCTGGAGGCCGCGCTGGACTTTGCACAAGGCCCGCAATGGCTGGCGCAGGCGGCGCTGCACGGCACCTTGTTCGGCACCTCGCACCCTCCCGCACCGCCCCCAGGTAAACCCTGATTTTTGCTTTGTATCGCTCCATCACGACAAAGAATTAGACCTGGCACGGCTGTTTGCTGACACTCCGCGGGGCGCCATAGAGCGCATTTGAACAACACCAAGGAGACAACACATGTCAGCTGTACTGGAGCCCATGGGGCAGCCAACCGGCGTAGCGGGTTGGCTGGAGAAGGAGAGAACCATTGCCGGGCCGGGCTTTAACCGCTGGCTGGTGCCACCGGCGGCGCTGGCCATCCACCTGTGCATTGGCATGGCCTACGGGTTCTCGGTGTTCTGGCTACCGCTCTCGCGCGCTTTGGGCGTCACGGCCGCGCAGACCTGCCCCAAGGACATGTCGCTGTTGGCCGAGCTGTTCACCACCACCTGCGACTGGCGTATCTCCAGCCTGGGCTGGATGTTCACGCTGTTCTTTGTGCTGCTGGGGTGCTCGGCCGCGCTGTGGGGCGGCTGGCTCGAGCGCGCCGGGCCGCGCAAGGCCGGTGTGGTATCAGCCCTGTGCTGGTGCGGCGGCCTGGTGATTTCGGCGCTGGGCATTTACACCCACCAGCTGTGGATGATGTGGCTGGGCTCGGGGGTGATTGGAGGCATTGGCCTGGGGCTGGGCTACATCTCGCCGGTGTCCACGCTCATCAAGTGGTTCCCGGACCGGCGCGGCATGGCGACCGGCATGGCCATCATGGGTTTCGGCGGCGGCGCGATGATCGGCTCGCCGCTGGCTGCCGAGCTGATGAAGCTGTTTGCCACCCCCACCAGCGTGGGCGTGGTCGAGACTTTTCTGGCCATGGCCGCGATCTACTTCGTCTTCATGATGGCCGGGGCCCTGGGCTACCGCGTGCCGCCCAGCAGTTGGAAGCCCACGGGCTGGACACCGCCCGCCGCGCTCAAGCACAACACCATGATCACGCAGGACCATGTGCATGTGAACAAGGTCTGGGGCATTCCGCAGTTCTGGCTGGTGTGGATGGCGCTGTGCATGAACGTGAGCGCCGGTATTGGCGTGATCGGCATGGCCAGCCCCATGCTGCAGGAAGTGTTTGGCGGCCACTTGATCGGGCTGGACAAGGCCTTTGGCGATCTGGACAAGGGCCAGCTCGGTGCCATCGCCGCCATTGCGGCCGGGTTTACCGCGCTGCTGTCGCTGTTCAACATTGGCGGGCGCTTTGTGTGGGCCAGCGCATCCGACCGGCTGGGGCGCAAGACGACGTATTCGGTGTTCTTCATCCTGGGTGGCCTGCTGTATTTCAGCATTCCGGCCAGCGCGGCGGCGGGCAGCCAGCTGCTGTTTGTGGGGGCGGTCTGCGTCATCCTGAGCATGTATGGCGGTAGTTTTTCTACCGTGCCCGCCTACCTGGCCGACCTGTTTGGCACGCAGATGGTGGGCGCCATCCATGGCCGCCTGCTCACGGCCTGGGCCACGGCCGGCATCATCGGCCCGGTGGTGGTGAACTACATGCGCGAGTACCAGATCGGCCTGGGCCTGCCGCGTGCGCAGGTCTACAACCAGACCATGTACATCCTGATCGGCTTCCTGGTCATCGGGCTGGTGTGCAACCTGCTGATCCGCCCGCTCAACCCCAAATGGTTCATGGGCCCCGAGGAGCTGGCCCACGAAAAACACCTGGCGCATGACCGCGCCTTGGCCAATGAAGTGGGCAGCGGCCCAGGCCTGGGCGGGGGCGGTCAAACCCCCACCGCCGCCGTGGCGTTGGCCTGGATGGCGGTGGGGATACCCCTGGCTTGGGGTATCTGGCGTACGCTGGAGAGCGCCACCAAGTTTTTCCACTGAGCTGCCGCTTTGTAGTTCAAATTTGATAGCTGCCAGCGCCTGATTTGATTGAATTTTGAAGAAAAAAGTATTCAAAACCCATACACAACAAGCGCTACCAGCTCTCTTTTTTGAAGCAATGATCCAAAGACAACACAGGATTCCCACGATGACGACGAGCCCCATCCACCACTCCGCCGCCCCGCGGCCCAGCGTGGACAGCGCGGTGCAGGACGTGCTGGCACGGCTGGCCAGCGAACCCGGCGCACTGCTGCCCATCCTGCATGCGCTGCAGGACACGCTGGGCTACGTGCCGCCCGACGCCGTACCCATGATTGCCGACGCGCTGAACCTCTCGCGCGCCGAGGTGCATGGCGTCATCAGCTACTACCACCACTTTCGCAGCAGCCCGCCGACGCCGCACACGGTGCAGGTCTGCCGGGCAGAGGCCTGCCAGGCGATGGGTGCCGAGGCGCTGCTGGCGCACGCACGCCAGCACCTGGGCTGCGGGCTGCACGCGCAGTCGGGCGACGGCGCCTTCACGGTCGAACCCGCCTACTGCCTGGGCCTATGCGCCTCGTCGCCCGCCATCACGGTGGATGGGCAGGCACACGCGCGCATGACACCGCACAAGTTGGACGCGCTGGTGGCGCAGGCACGGGAGGCCGCATGAGCGTTGTCACCGTTTATGTTCCCTGCGACTCGGCCGCGCTGGCCGTGGGTGCCGACGCGGTGGCCCAATGCATCGCACAAGAAGCGGCAGCGCGGGGCCTGGATGTACACATCGTGCGCAACGGTTCGCGCGGCCTGTTCTGGCTCGAACCCCTGGTCGAAGTGGCCACCCCCGCCGGGCGCGTGGCCTATGGCCCAGTGGCCCCCAGCGATGTGGCGGGGCTGTTCGACGCCGGCCTGGCCACGGGCGGCGCGCACCCGCTGTGCCATGGGCCGACCGGCGCTATTCCTTACCTGGCGCGCCAGCAGCGCCTGACCTTTGCGCGCATGGGCATGACCGACCCGCGCTCGCTGGCCGACTACCAGGCCTATGGCGGCTTTGACGGCCTGCGCAACGCCATCGCCATGCCCCCCGAAGCCATCGTGCAGACGCTGATCGAGTCGGGCCTGCGCGGGCGCGGCGGTGCGGCGTTTCCGGCGGGTATCAAGTGGAAGACGGTGGCGGGCGCGCAGGCAGTGCAAAAGTACATCGTCTGCAATGCCGACGAGGGCGACTCGGGCACCTTCTCGGACCGCATGACCATGGAGGGCGACCCCTTCATGCTGATCGAAGGCATGGCGATTGCAGCGCTGGCCGTGGGCGCCACGCAGGGCTATGTCTATGTGCGCTCGGAATACCCACACGCCATCGCCACGCTCAACGCCGCGATTGCGCTGGCCGAAGCGGGCGGCTTTTTGGGCACCAATGTGCTCGGCTCGGGCAAGGCGTTTCACCTGCAGGTGCGCAAGGGCGCGGGCTCGTACGTGTGCGGCGAAGAAACCGCGTTGTTAGAGAGCATCGAGGGCAAACGCGGCATCGTGCGCGCCAAGCCGCCGCTGCCTGCACTGGCCGGTTTGTTTGGGCAGCCCACCGTCATCAACAACGTCATCACGCTGGCCAGCGTGCCCATCATCCTGGCGCGGGGCGCGCCGTTTTACCGCGACTTTGGCGTGGGCCGCTCGCATGGCACGCTGCCGTTTCAGCTGGCGGGCAACGTCAAACATGGCGGGCTGGTGGAGACGGCCTTTGGCCTGACACTGCGCGAGCTGCTGTATGACTACGGCGGCGGCTCGGCCACGGGTCGGCCGATCAAGGCGGTGCAGGTGGGCGGGCCGCTGGGCGCTTATCTGCCCGAATCGCAGTGGGACATTCCGCTCGACTATGAAGCCTACGCCGCCATCGGCGCAGGCATTGGCCACGGCGGCATCGTGGTGCACGACGACACCGCCAACCTGTCGCAGCTGGCGCGCTACGCCATGGAGTTTTGCGCGCTCGAATCGTGCGGCAAATGCACGCCGTGCCGCATCGGCTCGACGCGCGGCGTGGAGGTGATCGACAAGATCCGCGCCAACCAGCAGCGCCCGCAGCAGGTGGCGCTTTTGCGCGACCTGTGCGACACCATGGTGCACGGCTCGCTGTGCGCCATGGGCAGCATGACGCCGATTCCCGTCACTTCGGCCCTGAAACATTTCCCGCAGGACTTCGGTCTTGCCGCGCCGGACTGAAATGAAACACCCCCCTATGTCGCTTCACTCCTTCCCCCCGCTCTCGCAGCGCTGCGCGCTGCGGGCAGGGGAACGCTCCCAGCGCGGCGGGGCGGCCCTTGCGCGGGAGCCCTGGTGGGGGGCCGCGTCGGTGCCATGCATCGGCGGCGCTGCAACGCACCGTGCAAAAACTGAGAACGTGATCTGAGAGGACACCCATGCTGAGCCAACACACTGAAATCGACTACGGCACGCCCGCCAGCACATCGGCCGAACTTGTCACGCTGGAGATCGACGGCGCCCAGGTCACCGTGCCGCGCGGCACCTCGCTCATGCGC is part of the Simplicispira sp. 125 genome and encodes:
- a CDS encoding LysR family transcriptional regulator; the protein is MNLFVSFKYLLALDEQRHFGRAALACHVTQPALSNALRALEESLGVAIVTRGRSFAGFTTEGERVLASARRMLREHELLQQELQSSADSPSGQLHIGAVPMCMPIAARFVGMLHDLHPGIVCTLRSMSSSELESGLENMVLDIAMGYPERLEGTRARLRVVQQYTEHYFLLRRAQQPSPTGLQKGPSTTWAQAAALPLCLLTGEMHNRAIVDSAFRCAQAVPRPAIETNSILTLALAVVAGRVSSIMPGALVDAVQGYGELEALPLVEPFIEVPIALMVHDSNRLSRTLEAALDFAQGPQWLAQAALHGTLFGTSHPPAPPPGKP
- a CDS encoding OFA family MFS transporter, with amino-acid sequence MSAVLEPMGQPTGVAGWLEKERTIAGPGFNRWLVPPAALAIHLCIGMAYGFSVFWLPLSRALGVTAAQTCPKDMSLLAELFTTTCDWRISSLGWMFTLFFVLLGCSAALWGGWLERAGPRKAGVVSALCWCGGLVISALGIYTHQLWMMWLGSGVIGGIGLGLGYISPVSTLIKWFPDRRGMATGMAIMGFGGGAMIGSPLAAELMKLFATPTSVGVVETFLAMAAIYFVFMMAGALGYRVPPSSWKPTGWTPPAALKHNTMITQDHVHVNKVWGIPQFWLVWMALCMNVSAGIGVIGMASPMLQEVFGGHLIGLDKAFGDLDKGQLGAIAAIAAGFTALLSLFNIGGRFVWASASDRLGRKTTYSVFFILGGLLYFSIPASAAAGSQLLFVGAVCVILSMYGGSFSTVPAYLADLFGTQMVGAIHGRLLTAWATAGIIGPVVVNYMREYQIGLGLPRAQVYNQTMYILIGFLVIGLVCNLLIRPLNPKWFMGPEELAHEKHLAHDRALANEVGSGPGLGGGGQTPTAAVALAWMAVGIPLAWGIWRTLESATKFFH
- a CDS encoding formate dehydrogenase subunit gamma, translating into MTTSPIHHSAAPRPSVDSAVQDVLARLASEPGALLPILHALQDTLGYVPPDAVPMIADALNLSRAEVHGVISYYHHFRSSPPTPHTVQVCRAEACQAMGAEALLAHARQHLGCGLHAQSGDGAFTVEPAYCLGLCASSPAITVDGQAHARMTPHKLDALVAQAREAA
- a CDS encoding formate dehydrogenase beta subunit — encoded protein: MSVVTVYVPCDSAALAVGADAVAQCIAQEAAARGLDVHIVRNGSRGLFWLEPLVEVATPAGRVAYGPVAPSDVAGLFDAGLATGGAHPLCHGPTGAIPYLARQQRLTFARMGMTDPRSLADYQAYGGFDGLRNAIAMPPEAIVQTLIESGLRGRGGAAFPAGIKWKTVAGAQAVQKYIVCNADEGDSGTFSDRMTMEGDPFMLIEGMAIAALAVGATQGYVYVRSEYPHAIATLNAAIALAEAGGFLGTNVLGSGKAFHLQVRKGAGSYVCGEETALLESIEGKRGIVRAKPPLPALAGLFGQPTVINNVITLASVPIILARGAPFYRDFGVGRSHGTLPFQLAGNVKHGGLVETAFGLTLRELLYDYGGGSATGRPIKAVQVGGPLGAYLPESQWDIPLDYEAYAAIGAGIGHGGIVVHDDTANLSQLARYAMEFCALESCGKCTPCRIGSTRGVEVIDKIRANQQRPQQVALLRDLCDTMVHGSLCAMGSMTPIPVTSALKHFPQDFGLAAPD